One stretch of Tachysurus fulvidraco isolate hzauxx_2018 chromosome 12, HZAU_PFXX_2.0, whole genome shotgun sequence DNA includes these proteins:
- the mapkbp1 gene encoding mitogen-activated protein kinase-binding protein 1 isoform X1 — translation MTMENSTIKNRIKNLLRSPSIKLRRNKPRNNKENLGNKVTLEKVLGITAAGNRALACEPHSGLVAYPAGCVVVLLNPKKNKQYHILNNSRKTITTLAFSPDGKYVVTGESGHMPAVRVWDVVARTQVAELQEHKYGVSCVAFSPNSKYIVSVGYQHDMIVNVWAWKKNVLVAANKVSSKVMAVSFSDDSSYFVTAGNRHVKFWYLDHTKASKVNATVPLLGRSGLLGELRNNFFSDVACGKGRKASSTFCITSSGLLCEFNEKRLLDKWVELRKNDNITTSLATALSVTEDLIFCGCADGTLRAFNPVNLHFLCTLPRPHSLGTDIATITDASHLFAYKLDARYPDTVAVSYDPTNRWLSCVYNDHSLYVWDVRDLHKVGKVYSALYHASCVWSVEMYPQNSESDRACLSPGSFLSCSSDNTIRIWNTDGYNATVKRNVISNDLQKIIYIDNNVTALLDPDCTISNNSEKADPQTSENRTGIRTMCVSPDGQHLASGDRNGILRIHELQSMEEILNVQAHDSEILCLEYSKPETGLRLLATASRDRLIHVLDAQCEYGLVQTLDEHSSSITAVRFAANEGKIRMISCGADKSIYFRTAHKTDEGIMFTRTHHIVRKTTLYDMDIDPLRKYAAVGCQDRSIRIFNISNGKQKKIYKGSQGEDGTLIKVQMDPSGMYVATSCSDKSIHIFDFYTGECVATMFGHSEIVTGMKFTNDCKHLISVSGDSCIFVWRLNPELTISMRQRLSDLKQKSKPVQKSPPVKQHSVSIRKDVHSAPAVGTMFLDSDKEPEEEEVIEEEDEYNFPHRSSGSSTGEETGSSEEKHDSIPEMRNISDSSTAGESSGPRQRRRWSRRLGSADLMVKSMLDLRQLETFAKSPVVNRETVLHPDLDLGSTISLQTIAAWVEDPEVQVSPVPRGHTRPQYIPLSPQTPDTDAVVLYPDGCEDRVSLAGSEYQVKKLAHDTRLPKGNSCPEKQSPDSACSMDYSNSCLSSPDQPGEDSEPTEPLSVDGNSSELDMEDLEEEEEERLRKTEICSSVHQTPDQEVFLKENFANLSDFNTSGSTNCPLQPAITHSISSKFLTGSTGCRQAFVSTSSKTTESKVASELMHLPVSEVRPLMEDRKQISLQELQSRERPTVLHLSPEKKHIHVELSTDFLGSSAGMRKAQSIHSISSEADLPQTSIHLSKEVPPQPLTCERAPPSTLRHTLPSEPLSSTTATQPRDCPTPTKSKPRSYMSPTTSSKAKMSRSVSMSDSLNVNEPNEVTAGSDTHRGSASESYNLRSSSRSKPSSPVVPLPPSCIGSPSRGAVVPTISGAANPNSSKGIQAKLPSSARPQLHLDITKPLPDKPSMASFSPTSKNSKLGHLGNTTPVSVAPLPGPEQCHSSNMQPVTCSVPTATSPLEQQELNTDQSEEPKKIQEKQSTELEETQTKQAIQNQGSTVCLQAASRAQDSDASLSMESCKLAASELQSSFKKAFHFYRMLSSTDQRQEHQEMAQVLTEAFDAVQAGLNSLPRSVESYSDSSSSSSACVLGSGAGVVSEERTLALLEQYSQLLLRAVEKKIDNKF, via the exons GTGTGTGGTGGTGCTCCTGAACCCCAAGAAGAATAAACAGTATCATATTCTCAACAACTCCAG GAAAACAATCACCACTCTAGCTTTCTCACCAGATGGCAAATATGTCGTCACAGGAGAG AGTGGTCATATGCCAGCAGTGCGTGTGTGGGATGTGGTGGCAAGAACTCAGGTGGCAGAACTACAGGAGCATAAGTATGGAGTGTCCTGTGTAGCTTTCTCCCCCAACAGCAAGTACATCGTCAGTGTAGGCTACCAGCATGACATGATTGTTAACGTCTGGGCCTGGAAG AAAAATGTGCTGGTGGCTGCCAATAAAGTCTCCAGTAAAGTGATGGCCGTGTCGTTTTCAGACGACAGCTCCTACTTTGTCACAGCAGGGAATAGACATGTCAAGTTTTGGTATCTTGATCACACCAAGGCTTCCAAG GTCAATGCAACAGTGCCCTTACTGGGTCGTTCTGGGTTGCTGGGTGAGCTCAGGAATAACTTCTTCAGTGATGTGGCTTGTGGCAAGGGCCGGAAGGCCAGCAGCACTTTCTGCATCACCTCCTCTGGCCTGCTGTGTGAGTTCAATGAAAAGAGGCTGCTGGATAAGTGGGTAGAGCTTAGG AAAAACGACAATATTACA ACTAGCTTAGCTACTGCACTGTCTGTCACTGAAGATCTGATATTCTGTGGCTGTGCTGATGGAACTCTGCGAGCTTTTAACCCGGTCAACCTGCATTTCCTCTGCACTCTGCCCCGCCCACACAGCCTGGGCACTGACATCGCCACCATCACTGACGCAAG TCACCTCTTTGCATACAAGTTGGATGCTCGGTACCCTGACACAGTGGCTGTCTCATATGACCCCACCAACCGCTGGCTGTCCTGTGTTTACAACGATCATAGTCTGTATGTCTGGGATGTTCGTGACCTCCACAAAGTGGGAAAAGTTTACTCTGCCCTGTATCATGCctcatgtgtgtggagtgtagAG ATGTATCCACAGAACAGTGAGAGCGATCGAGCTTGTCTCTCTCCAGGATCGTTCCTTAGCTGCTCTTCTGACAATACCATTCGCATTTGGAACACAGACGGATACAATGCTACAGTGAAGCGTAACGTTATCAGCAAT GACCTccagaaaataatttatatagaCAATAATGTCACTGCTTTGTTGGACCCAGACTGCACCATCTCCAACAATTCAGAGAAAGCTGATCCACAGACCTCAGAGAACAGGACTGGCATTAGGACCATGTGTGTCAGCCCGGACGGTCAGCACCTGGCATCAGGGGACCGCAATGGAATACTAAG GATCCATGAGCTACAGAGCATGGAGGAGATTCTGAATGTGCAGGCCCATGACTCCGAGATCCTATGTCTGGAATATTCAAAGCCAGAGACAG GCCTGAGGCTATTGGCCACAGCAAGCAGAGACAGGCTGATCCATGTTCTTGATGCTCAGTGTGAGTATGGTCTGGTGCAGACACTTGATGAACATTCCTCCTCCATCACTGCAGTGCGGTTTGCTG CAAACGAAGGCAAAATCAGAATGATCAGCTGTGGTGCTGACAAAAGTATCTACTTCCGCACAGCACATAAG ACAGATGAAGGAATCATGTTTACACGCACCCACCATATTGTGAGGAAGACTACTCTGTACGATATGGATATTGACCCCCTGCGCAAGTACGCTGCTGTTGGCTGCCAGGACCGTAGCATCAG GATCTTTAACATCAGCAAtggcaaacagaaaaaaatatataagggCTCTCAGGGGGAGGATGGCACCCTCATTAAG gTCCAAATGGATCCATCTGGGATGTACGTGGCTACTAGCTGCTCAGACAAAAGCATCCACATTTTTGACTTCTACACTGGGGAGTGTGTAGCCACCATGTTCGGGCACTCAG AGATTGTCACTGGGATGAAGTTTACCAATGATTGCAAGCATCTGATATCAGTGTCAGGGGACAG CTGCATCTTTGTGTGGAGACTAAACCCAGAGCTGACCATCAGTATGAGACAAAGACTTTCTGATCTTAAACAGAAGAGCAAACCTGTACAGAAAAGCCCCCCTGTCAAACAACATTCAGTCAG CATTAGGAAAGATGTGCACAGTGCTCCGGCTGTGGGCACTATGTTCCTAGACAGTGATAAAGAGCCGGAGGAAGAAGAGGTTATTGAAGAGGAGGATGAATACAATTTTCCTCACCGATCTTCTGGCAGCAGCACTGGAGAAGAGACTG GATCATCAGAGGAGAAGCATGACTCCATACCAGAGATgagaaat ATTTCTGATAGCAGTACAGCAGGTGAGAGCTCTGGTCCAAGGCAAAGGCGACGCTGGTCCAGGCGTCTAGGCAGTGCGGATTTGATGGTGAAGTCCATGCTGGACCTGAGGCAGCTGGAGACATTTGCTAAGTCCCCAGTTGTCAACCGAGAGACTGTGCTGCATCCAGATCTGGATCTTGGCAGTACCATCAGTCTACAGACCATTGCTGCATGG GTGGAGGATCCAGAAGTGCAGGTCTCGCCTGTCCCAAGAGGACACACACGTCCTCAGTACATCCCACTTTCACCTCAGACACCAGACACAGATGCTGTGGTGCTTTACCCTGATGGCTGTGAGGACAGAGTGAGCCTGGCAGGCAG TGAGTACCAGGTCAAGAAGTTAGCCCATGATACGAGATTGCCTAAAGGAAACTCGTGTCCTGAGAAGCAGAGCCCTGACAGCGCATGCTCAATGGATTATTCCAACAGCTGTCTGTCTAGCCCAGATCAGCCTGGAGAAG ACTCTGAACCCACTGAGCCACTGAGCGTGGATGGAAACTCATCTGAGCTGGACATGGAAGACctagaagaggaagaggaggagcgcCTGAGGAAGACTGAGATCTGTAGCTCTGTGCATCAGACACCAGACCAGGAAGTCTTCCTCAAAGAAAACTTTGCAAACTTGTCAGACTTCAAcacctcag GAAGTACTAATTGTCCTCTTCAGCCAGCAATCACTCACAGCATTTCATCAAAGTTTCTCACTGGTTCCACTGGCTG CAGGCAGGCATTTGTTAGCACTTCAAGCAAAACTACTGAGAGTAAGGTTGCTAGTGAATTGATGCATCTCCCAGTTTCTGAGGTGCGCCCACTTATGGAGGACAGAAAACAGATCAGCCTGCAAGAACTCCAGAGCCGTGAGAGGCCTACTGTTCTGCACTTAAGCCCTGAGAAGAAACACATCCATGTAGAACTTTCTACTGATTTTCTGGGTTCCTCAGCTGGTATGAGGAAAGCCCAGTCCATCCACAGCATCTCTTCAGAGG CTGATTTGCCTCAGACATCAATACATCTTTCAAAGGAGGTTCCCCCTCAGCCTCTGACTTGCGAGCGTGCTCCACCATCCACACTGCGCCACACACTTCCCAGTGAACCTCTCTCAAGCACGACAGCTACCCAACCAAGGGACTGTCCTACACCAACTAAGTCCAAACCACGCTCATACATGAGCCCTACCACCAGTTCCAAAGCCAAGATGTCACGCTCCGTGTCCATGAGTGACAGCCTGAATGTGAATGAGCCCAATGAAGTAACTGCAGGCTCAGACACCCACCGAGGCTCAGCATCAGAATCTTACAACCTTCGCAGTTCTTCTCGCAGCAAACCCTCATCACCTGTAGTCCCATTGCCCCCTTCATGTATTGGGTCTCCCTCCCGTGGTGCTGTTGTACCCACCATAAGTGGTGCTGCCAATCCTAACTCTTCTAAAGGCATCCAAGCCAAATTACCCAGCAGTGCCCGTCCACAGCTACACCTGGACATCACAAAACCTCTCCCAGATAAGCCATCCATGGCCTCCTTTTCTCCTACCAGCAAGAATTCCAAGCTTGGCCATCTTGGTAACACTACTCCAGTAAGTGTAGCACCCCTTCCAGGACCAGAGCAGTGTCATTCCAGCAACATGCAGCCAGTCACATGCTCAGTCCCTACTGCCACCAGCCCACTGGAGCAACAGGAGCTAAATACTGATCAGTCTGAAGAGCCAAAGAAGATCCAAGAAAAACAGAGTACAGAGCTGGAGGAGACTCAGACCAAGCAGGCAATTCAGAATCAGGGAAGCACAGTTTGTCTGCAGGCCGCCAGTCGAGCCCAGGATTCAG ATGCATCTCTCAGTATGGAGTCATGCAAGCTTGCAGCAAGTGAACTTCAAAGTAGTTTTAAAAAGGCATTCCACTTCTACAGGATG CTGAGTTCCACAGACCAGAGGCAGGAGCATCAGGAGATGGCTCAGGTGTTGACTGAGGCATTTGATGCAGTACAGGCTGGGTTGAACTCCTTGCCACGTTCTGTAGAAAGCTACTCTGactccagcagcagcagctctgcgTGTGTGCTGGGCAGTGGGGCAGGTGTTGTGAGTGAGGAACGAACATTGGCATTGTTGGAGCAGTATTCACAGCTTCTCCTCAGAGCTGTGGAGAAGAAGATAGACAACAAATTCTga
- the mapkbp1 gene encoding mitogen-activated protein kinase-binding protein 1 isoform X3, with amino-acid sequence MTMENSTIKNRIKNLLRSPSIKLRRNKPRNNKENLGNKVTLEKVLGITAAGNRALACEPHSGLVAYPAGCVVVLLNPKKNKQYHILNNSRKTITTLAFSPDGKYVVTGESGHMPAVRVWDVVARTQVAELQEHKYGVSCVAFSPNSKYIVSVGYQHDMIVNVWAWKKNVLVAANKVSSKVMAVSFSDDSSYFVTAGNRHVKFWYLDHTKASKVNATVPLLGRSGLLGELRNNFFSDVACGKGRKASSTFCITSSGLLCEFNEKRLLDKWVELRKNDNITTSLATALSVTEDLIFCGCADGTLRAFNPVNLHFLCTLPRPHSLGTDIATITDASHLFAYKLDARYPDTVAVSYDPTNRWLSCVYNDHSLYVWDVRDLHKVGKVYSALYHASCVWSVENSESDRACLSPGSFLSCSSDNTIRIWNTDGYNATVKRNVISNDLQKIIYIDNNVTALLDPDCTISNNSEKADPQTSENRTGIRTMCVSPDGQHLASGDRNGILRIHELQSMEEILNVQAHDSEILCLEYSKPETGLRLLATASRDRLIHVLDAQCEYGLVQTLDEHSSSITAVRFAANEGKIRMISCGADKSIYFRTAHKTDEGIMFTRTHHIVRKTTLYDMDIDPLRKYAAVGCQDRSIRIFNISNGKQKKIYKGSQGEDGTLIKVQMDPSGMYVATSCSDKSIHIFDFYTGECVATMFGHSEIVTGMKFTNDCKHLISVSGDSCIFVWRLNPELTISMRQRLSDLKQKSKPVQKSPPVKQHSVSIRKDVHSAPAVGTMFLDSDKEPEEEEVIEEEDEYNFPHRSSGSSTGEETGSSEEKHDSIPEMRNISDSSTAGESSGPRQRRRWSRRLGSADLMVKSMLDLRQLETFAKSPVVNRETVLHPDLDLGSTISLQTIAAWVEDPEVQVSPVPRGHTRPQYIPLSPQTPDTDAVVLYPDGCEDRVSLAGSEYQVKKLAHDTRLPKGNSCPEKQSPDSACSMDYSNSCLSSPDQPGEDSEPTEPLSVDGNSSELDMEDLEEEEEERLRKTEICSSVHQTPDQEVFLKENFANLSDFNTSGSTNCPLQPAITHSISSKFLTGSTGCRQAFVSTSSKTTESKVASELMHLPVSEVRPLMEDRKQISLQELQSRERPTVLHLSPEKKHIHVELSTDFLGSSAGMRKAQSIHSISSEADLPQTSIHLSKEVPPQPLTCERAPPSTLRHTLPSEPLSSTTATQPRDCPTPTKSKPRSYMSPTTSSKAKMSRSVSMSDSLNVNEPNEVTAGSDTHRGSASESYNLRSSSRSKPSSPVVPLPPSCIGSPSRGAVVPTISGAANPNSSKGIQAKLPSSARPQLHLDITKPLPDKPSMASFSPTSKNSKLGHLGNTTPVSVAPLPGPEQCHSSNMQPVTCSVPTATSPLEQQELNTDQSEEPKKIQEKQSTELEETQTKQAIQNQGSTVCLQAASRAQDSDASLSMESCKLAASELQSSFKKAFHFYRMLSSTDQRQEHQEMAQVLTEAFDAVQAGLNSLPRSVESYSDSSSSSSACVLGSGAGVVSEERTLALLEQYSQLLLRAVEKKIDNKF; translated from the exons GTGTGTGGTGGTGCTCCTGAACCCCAAGAAGAATAAACAGTATCATATTCTCAACAACTCCAG GAAAACAATCACCACTCTAGCTTTCTCACCAGATGGCAAATATGTCGTCACAGGAGAG AGTGGTCATATGCCAGCAGTGCGTGTGTGGGATGTGGTGGCAAGAACTCAGGTGGCAGAACTACAGGAGCATAAGTATGGAGTGTCCTGTGTAGCTTTCTCCCCCAACAGCAAGTACATCGTCAGTGTAGGCTACCAGCATGACATGATTGTTAACGTCTGGGCCTGGAAG AAAAATGTGCTGGTGGCTGCCAATAAAGTCTCCAGTAAAGTGATGGCCGTGTCGTTTTCAGACGACAGCTCCTACTTTGTCACAGCAGGGAATAGACATGTCAAGTTTTGGTATCTTGATCACACCAAGGCTTCCAAG GTCAATGCAACAGTGCCCTTACTGGGTCGTTCTGGGTTGCTGGGTGAGCTCAGGAATAACTTCTTCAGTGATGTGGCTTGTGGCAAGGGCCGGAAGGCCAGCAGCACTTTCTGCATCACCTCCTCTGGCCTGCTGTGTGAGTTCAATGAAAAGAGGCTGCTGGATAAGTGGGTAGAGCTTAGG AAAAACGACAATATTACA ACTAGCTTAGCTACTGCACTGTCTGTCACTGAAGATCTGATATTCTGTGGCTGTGCTGATGGAACTCTGCGAGCTTTTAACCCGGTCAACCTGCATTTCCTCTGCACTCTGCCCCGCCCACACAGCCTGGGCACTGACATCGCCACCATCACTGACGCAAG TCACCTCTTTGCATACAAGTTGGATGCTCGGTACCCTGACACAGTGGCTGTCTCATATGACCCCACCAACCGCTGGCTGTCCTGTGTTTACAACGATCATAGTCTGTATGTCTGGGATGTTCGTGACCTCCACAAAGTGGGAAAAGTTTACTCTGCCCTGTATCATGCctcatgtgtgtggagtgtagAG AACAGTGAGAGCGATCGAGCTTGTCTCTCTCCAGGATCGTTCCTTAGCTGCTCTTCTGACAATACCATTCGCATTTGGAACACAGACGGATACAATGCTACAGTGAAGCGTAACGTTATCAGCAAT GACCTccagaaaataatttatatagaCAATAATGTCACTGCTTTGTTGGACCCAGACTGCACCATCTCCAACAATTCAGAGAAAGCTGATCCACAGACCTCAGAGAACAGGACTGGCATTAGGACCATGTGTGTCAGCCCGGACGGTCAGCACCTGGCATCAGGGGACCGCAATGGAATACTAAG GATCCATGAGCTACAGAGCATGGAGGAGATTCTGAATGTGCAGGCCCATGACTCCGAGATCCTATGTCTGGAATATTCAAAGCCAGAGACAG GCCTGAGGCTATTGGCCACAGCAAGCAGAGACAGGCTGATCCATGTTCTTGATGCTCAGTGTGAGTATGGTCTGGTGCAGACACTTGATGAACATTCCTCCTCCATCACTGCAGTGCGGTTTGCTG CAAACGAAGGCAAAATCAGAATGATCAGCTGTGGTGCTGACAAAAGTATCTACTTCCGCACAGCACATAAG ACAGATGAAGGAATCATGTTTACACGCACCCACCATATTGTGAGGAAGACTACTCTGTACGATATGGATATTGACCCCCTGCGCAAGTACGCTGCTGTTGGCTGCCAGGACCGTAGCATCAG GATCTTTAACATCAGCAAtggcaaacagaaaaaaatatataagggCTCTCAGGGGGAGGATGGCACCCTCATTAAG gTCCAAATGGATCCATCTGGGATGTACGTGGCTACTAGCTGCTCAGACAAAAGCATCCACATTTTTGACTTCTACACTGGGGAGTGTGTAGCCACCATGTTCGGGCACTCAG AGATTGTCACTGGGATGAAGTTTACCAATGATTGCAAGCATCTGATATCAGTGTCAGGGGACAG CTGCATCTTTGTGTGGAGACTAAACCCAGAGCTGACCATCAGTATGAGACAAAGACTTTCTGATCTTAAACAGAAGAGCAAACCTGTACAGAAAAGCCCCCCTGTCAAACAACATTCAGTCAG CATTAGGAAAGATGTGCACAGTGCTCCGGCTGTGGGCACTATGTTCCTAGACAGTGATAAAGAGCCGGAGGAAGAAGAGGTTATTGAAGAGGAGGATGAATACAATTTTCCTCACCGATCTTCTGGCAGCAGCACTGGAGAAGAGACTG GATCATCAGAGGAGAAGCATGACTCCATACCAGAGATgagaaat ATTTCTGATAGCAGTACAGCAGGTGAGAGCTCTGGTCCAAGGCAAAGGCGACGCTGGTCCAGGCGTCTAGGCAGTGCGGATTTGATGGTGAAGTCCATGCTGGACCTGAGGCAGCTGGAGACATTTGCTAAGTCCCCAGTTGTCAACCGAGAGACTGTGCTGCATCCAGATCTGGATCTTGGCAGTACCATCAGTCTACAGACCATTGCTGCATGG GTGGAGGATCCAGAAGTGCAGGTCTCGCCTGTCCCAAGAGGACACACACGTCCTCAGTACATCCCACTTTCACCTCAGACACCAGACACAGATGCTGTGGTGCTTTACCCTGATGGCTGTGAGGACAGAGTGAGCCTGGCAGGCAG TGAGTACCAGGTCAAGAAGTTAGCCCATGATACGAGATTGCCTAAAGGAAACTCGTGTCCTGAGAAGCAGAGCCCTGACAGCGCATGCTCAATGGATTATTCCAACAGCTGTCTGTCTAGCCCAGATCAGCCTGGAGAAG ACTCTGAACCCACTGAGCCACTGAGCGTGGATGGAAACTCATCTGAGCTGGACATGGAAGACctagaagaggaagaggaggagcgcCTGAGGAAGACTGAGATCTGTAGCTCTGTGCATCAGACACCAGACCAGGAAGTCTTCCTCAAAGAAAACTTTGCAAACTTGTCAGACTTCAAcacctcag GAAGTACTAATTGTCCTCTTCAGCCAGCAATCACTCACAGCATTTCATCAAAGTTTCTCACTGGTTCCACTGGCTG CAGGCAGGCATTTGTTAGCACTTCAAGCAAAACTACTGAGAGTAAGGTTGCTAGTGAATTGATGCATCTCCCAGTTTCTGAGGTGCGCCCACTTATGGAGGACAGAAAACAGATCAGCCTGCAAGAACTCCAGAGCCGTGAGAGGCCTACTGTTCTGCACTTAAGCCCTGAGAAGAAACACATCCATGTAGAACTTTCTACTGATTTTCTGGGTTCCTCAGCTGGTATGAGGAAAGCCCAGTCCATCCACAGCATCTCTTCAGAGG CTGATTTGCCTCAGACATCAATACATCTTTCAAAGGAGGTTCCCCCTCAGCCTCTGACTTGCGAGCGTGCTCCACCATCCACACTGCGCCACACACTTCCCAGTGAACCTCTCTCAAGCACGACAGCTACCCAACCAAGGGACTGTCCTACACCAACTAAGTCCAAACCACGCTCATACATGAGCCCTACCACCAGTTCCAAAGCCAAGATGTCACGCTCCGTGTCCATGAGTGACAGCCTGAATGTGAATGAGCCCAATGAAGTAACTGCAGGCTCAGACACCCACCGAGGCTCAGCATCAGAATCTTACAACCTTCGCAGTTCTTCTCGCAGCAAACCCTCATCACCTGTAGTCCCATTGCCCCCTTCATGTATTGGGTCTCCCTCCCGTGGTGCTGTTGTACCCACCATAAGTGGTGCTGCCAATCCTAACTCTTCTAAAGGCATCCAAGCCAAATTACCCAGCAGTGCCCGTCCACAGCTACACCTGGACATCACAAAACCTCTCCCAGATAAGCCATCCATGGCCTCCTTTTCTCCTACCAGCAAGAATTCCAAGCTTGGCCATCTTGGTAACACTACTCCAGTAAGTGTAGCACCCCTTCCAGGACCAGAGCAGTGTCATTCCAGCAACATGCAGCCAGTCACATGCTCAGTCCCTACTGCCACCAGCCCACTGGAGCAACAGGAGCTAAATACTGATCAGTCTGAAGAGCCAAAGAAGATCCAAGAAAAACAGAGTACAGAGCTGGAGGAGACTCAGACCAAGCAGGCAATTCAGAATCAGGGAAGCACAGTTTGTCTGCAGGCCGCCAGTCGAGCCCAGGATTCAG ATGCATCTCTCAGTATGGAGTCATGCAAGCTTGCAGCAAGTGAACTTCAAAGTAGTTTTAAAAAGGCATTCCACTTCTACAGGATG CTGAGTTCCACAGACCAGAGGCAGGAGCATCAGGAGATGGCTCAGGTGTTGACTGAGGCATTTGATGCAGTACAGGCTGGGTTGAACTCCTTGCCACGTTCTGTAGAAAGCTACTCTGactccagcagcagcagctctgcgTGTGTGCTGGGCAGTGGGGCAGGTGTTGTGAGTGAGGAACGAACATTGGCATTGTTGGAGCAGTATTCACAGCTTCTCCTCAGAGCTGTGGAGAAGAAGATAGACAACAAATTCTga